One genomic window of Elusimicrobiota bacterium includes the following:
- a CDS encoding undecaprenyl/decaprenyl-phosphate alpha-N-acetylglucosaminyl 1-phosphate transferase, whose translation MILLYVVACLTSFLMTFLMTPVVRLAALRWGILDHPHTEIKTHKEPVPYLGGLAIFMGFAGALVLLRFATNFPTGTLRSLWGLLLGGAFLAGVGLVDDLKKPQGLSFQAKFFFQFLAAAILVYFDMRIRFVQPDWLAIILTLIWVTGISNAINLIDIMDGLASSQTLVAALGFLLISIPTEQIYVNFAAAAIVGATLAFIPHNMSKKRKIFMGDMGSLMLGFLLAGLSLGTDYTRVSEVGIFAPLLILGLPVYDTFFVSLLRLKQGKSPFLGSKDHLALKLRAIGFSTEKVVLIFAAVAAVFSAGAYLLTMTPFYVSLFLVAIVLLCGLYVMVKLHDVVVH comes from the coding sequence GCCTGTTTGACCAGTTTTTTGATGACGTTCCTGATGACTCCCGTTGTTCGTCTGGCGGCTCTCCGGTGGGGTATTTTGGACCACCCCCACACGGAGATTAAAACCCATAAGGAGCCGGTCCCCTATCTGGGAGGTCTGGCGATCTTTATGGGGTTTGCGGGGGCTCTTGTTCTTCTCCGGTTTGCGACAAATTTTCCCACAGGAACTCTTCGCTCCTTGTGGGGCCTCCTTTTGGGAGGCGCTTTTCTGGCGGGGGTGGGGTTGGTGGACGATTTGAAGAAACCACAGGGGCTCTCGTTTCAGGCCAAGTTTTTCTTTCAGTTTTTGGCCGCGGCGATTTTGGTCTATTTTGATATGCGCATTCGTTTCGTTCAACCGGATTGGTTGGCGATTATTCTCACCTTGATTTGGGTTACGGGAATTTCGAACGCCATCAATTTAATCGACATTATGGATGGACTGGCCTCCTCCCAAACCCTTGTGGCGGCCTTAGGGTTTCTTCTGATTTCCATCCCCACAGAACAGATTTATGTGAATTTTGCGGCGGCGGCCATTGTGGGAGCGACCCTCGCTTTTATTCCCCACAATATGTCGAAGAAAAGAAAAATATTTATGGGGGATATGGGGAGTCTTATGTTGGGGTTCCTCTTGGCGGGTCTATCGTTGGGGACGGACTACACCCGCGTCAGCGAGGTGGGGATCTTTGCCCCGCTCTTGATTCTTGGCCTTCCGGTGTATGACACTTTTTTCGTTAGTCTTCTTCGCCTGAAGCAAGGGAAGTCTCCTTTCCTGGGATCGAAAGACCATTTGGCCCTTAAACTTCGTGCGATTGGTTTTTCAACAGAGAAAGTGGTCTTGATCTTTGCGGCCGTGGCGGCTGTTTTTTCAGCTGGGGCATATCTCCTGACCATGACACCTTTCTATGTTTCACTTTTCCTGGTGGCGATCGTTCT